One region of Catenuloplanes indicus genomic DNA includes:
- a CDS encoding glycosyltransferase family 2 protein: MSEPVAVIVPNFNKAKTLRACLTAIAGQSYRPVEVVVVDDCSTDGSADIAREFDCRLVEMPVNGGPAAARNEGVRCTTAPLLFFVDSDTAPAPDAIANAVRLLGDDVGMVQGIYEPYPLFDDGPVEAYRVAFEHFWRRRAVGRPRAATLLAASLIRRSVFEEAGGLDERLRTGEDTEFGTRMPSRWRLVVTDAVLTRHDDVDRFLPFVREQFGFAVDTPLVMLRARRNPGPTLRVGAMSRTGLLLAGLSLLVLPVTVAVPALLPAWLGLLAASTAASHRFIRFTYRLRGARFALYTTAMHTLLYALLVVATGVGVLRAAHALARGEA; this comes from the coding sequence ATGAGTGAGCCGGTGGCGGTGATCGTGCCGAATTTCAACAAGGCCAAGACGTTGCGGGCGTGCCTGACCGCGATCGCCGGGCAGTCGTACCGTCCGGTCGAGGTCGTGGTGGTCGACGATTGCAGCACGGACGGTTCGGCCGACATCGCGCGTGAGTTCGATTGCCGGCTCGTGGAGATGCCGGTCAACGGCGGTCCGGCGGCGGCGCGTAATGAGGGGGTGCGGTGCACTACCGCGCCGTTGTTGTTCTTCGTCGATTCGGATACGGCTCCGGCGCCGGATGCGATCGCGAACGCGGTGCGGTTGCTGGGCGATGACGTCGGCATGGTGCAGGGCATCTATGAGCCGTATCCGTTGTTCGACGACGGGCCGGTGGAGGCGTACCGGGTCGCGTTCGAGCATTTCTGGCGCCGGCGTGCGGTCGGGCGCCCGCGGGCCGCCACGCTGCTGGCGGCGAGCCTGATCCGCCGCTCGGTCTTCGAGGAGGCCGGCGGGCTGGACGAACGGCTGCGGACCGGGGAGGACACCGAGTTCGGTACGCGGATGCCGTCGCGCTGGCGGCTGGTCGTCACGGACGCGGTGCTGACCCGGCACGACGACGTGGACCGTTTCCTGCCGTTCGTCCGCGAGCAGTTCGGCTTCGCCGTCGACACACCGCTGGTCATGCTGCGTGCCCGCCGCAATCCGGGCCCCACCTTGCGGGTCGGTGCGATGTCCCGGACCGGGTTGCTGCTTGCCGGGCTGAGCCTGCTGGTGCTGCCGGTGACGGTCGCCGTCCCGGCGCTGCTGCCGGCGTGGCTGGGCCTGCTGGCTGCCTCGACCGCGGCGAGCCACCGGTTCATCCGGTTCACCTACCGGCTCCGGGGCGCGCGGTTCGCGCTCTACACGACGGCGATGCACACGCTGCTGTACGCGCTGCTGGTGGTCGCCACCGGCGTCGGCGTGCTGCGGGCCGCGCACGCCCTGGCCCGGGGTGAGGCGTGA